The sequence below is a genomic window from Vicia villosa cultivar HV-30 ecotype Madison, WI unplaced genomic scaffold, Vvil1.0 ctg.000032F_1_1_3, whole genome shotgun sequence.
GTTTGGAAATTCTAATTAAGACCTCTCTCTTGTTTTCTTATTTAGTGGAAACTATATCGTTCTCGATGGTGAATTGATAGTGTTTGTTTTATCTCCTGCTTTATGTGGTCATGCAGGTTATGTTTATTTGCAACCACTGTCCATTTGTTAAGTACCTGAAAAAAGATATTGTAAAGCTTACTAAATTCTATATGAAGGTAGCCAAACAAATTACCCTGGTAGaaattttgttctttttttggtAGCAGGTCCATATTGTAAAGTTAAaatcattataaattttttttttcatccgCTTTTTCTTCAGAAAGGACTCGCTGTCGTTGCTATATCTTCAAATTCTGTAGCTACACACCCCCAGGTAATAGTAACTATATATGAAATGAATCGTATCCCTGAATATAGCTACGTTGAAACTATTGAATGATTTGTTCAACTGGGGATTCTGCGCCACAGGATGGACCAGAATTTATGGCAGAAGATGCTAAATTGTTTGGTTATCCTTTCCCATACCTATACGATGAGGTATGATTCCCTTTAAAACTCTGATGTTATCTATGTCCGTAATTGTAAAACTCTTTGATGGAATGTTCTTTATTGCAGTCACAGGAAGTTGCACGAGATTTCGGAGCAGTTTGCACACCAGAATTTTACGTTTTCAAAAAGGTAATTACAGCCAGTTACTGTTGTCCTCTAAATGTCGAGGTATGTTGTATTTTCTATAAATTAATCAATTAGTAACAGGATGGTCGAAGGCCGTTTGAGCTGGTTTATCATGGTCAGTTTGATGATTCAAGACCAAGTAATAATAACATACCAGTAACTGGAAGGTTAGTTTCTTAAAACTGAATTAACATTTTACATTTATATGAACATTTTTAATCTCTTCAAAGTAGTTTAACCTTTTGATTTAATATGTTCATTGAATTATAAAGAGACTTGAGCTTGGCGATAGATCGTGTTCTGAGTGGCCAGCCAGTACCATCAGCGCAAAAACCTAGGTACTTTGTACATACAATTTCCCCTTTTGATTGTTTGAGAAAATTTCAAATTATGGTAACTGTCATGGTCATGTTTTCTCCTATTTGTATGAAGTGTTGGATGCAGCATAAAGTGGCACCCATGAAAGAAGTTTTGATCTGTACATTGTAGCTACCTTGTTCGAGATATCAATCAGTGAGTTCAAGTTTTCCTTTTGGTTCTATATTTATGTAATACATACAcctgtttattcttttctttcgGTTCAGTGATCTCGGTTACGTTGAATTCCGAAAGTGTCATTTGAAAGGAAATGGTGTAATATGTAATTCTTATATTTACTGAATATGTCATGTCATTTAAGTTGTATAGGTTGATGATTTAGGAATATATGTAATGTGAAAGCATTTAGTCCGAAGAGGTTCTGGTTTTCCTGTTCTCTGTTTCTTGTATGTTGTAAGTCGTTATATTAAGAAAT
It includes:
- the LOC131622565 gene encoding uncharacterized protein LOC131622565; this translates as MALRITSFSSPFVQLGSNASGFSLSQSCSISKHPLPFKLNTRRKYSHPTSFVVRAARTESKGVTLGFRAPQFQLPEPLTGKVWTLEDFEAHPALLVMFICNHCPFVKYLKKDIVKLTKFYMKKGLAVVAISSNSVATHPQDGPEFMAEDAKLFGYPFPYLYDESQEVARDFGAVCTPEFYVFKKDGRRPFELVYHGQFDDSRPSNNNIPVTGRDLSLAIDRVLSGQPVPSAQKPSVGCSIKWHP